The genomic DNA tctaattttacaaaaacaagtgAACTCCATGGAACAGATGAGTAAGATACATCAGGCTTTTGCTTCACGGGCAGTACTGATCAATAGGATCAGTTCATTGTGGGTTTTAAGTCTTTGATTTCATAGAATGAGCAGAGAGGTCGCACTATTTTTCCAGGAAGTTCCTAATTTTCTAAGACGTTCAAGTTCTTTTTCCATGTGGTCTTCAAATGTCAGATCTAATTGCTTAAATACTCTTGCTTGCAAAGTTtcacacaaaattacaaaacCTACTATTGGAGGGGTCTGTGTCTGCAGGGGTACTACAGCCAATCTCTGACCTACAAAACCATTAATGCAAGTATTTGTCCCTGGACTTCCAccttttttccatttcagaCATGCTTGCTGACCCTCTGGGCTACCCCCTTCAGGACCCAGACCTCCAGCTTCTCCCTTATAGCCAGCAACAGTACAGCCCAGCCGCCAACCTGTCCTTTTCCCTTTATGCCTCTCCaccttcctccacctcctcctcctcttcctcttcgcAGCCCTGCCATCCTCAGTACCACTACAGCCCTCATTGCCTGGAAGCCCCCTGTGATCCCAGCCCCGAGCCCCACTGCGGGGGCCTGGCTCAGGGGCTTGGAGCGGTGGGACTGCCCCTGGGGCGGAGGACACGGGTCGGGTCGGGAGGGAAGAGCAGAGGCCAGGAAgagctgtgtgtggtgtgtggagaTAAAGCGTCAGGGTATCACTACAACGCTCTTACCTGCGAGGGATGCAAAGgtatttctcacttttcaatTTTGTAATCTATCTTTTTATGCTgtaaggctttattttaaacttaCCTGGGCCTTCCTTCCCCTTCTGCACTTGCAGGTTTCTTTAGGCGTAGTGTGACAAAAAAGGCTGTGTATCAGTGTAAGAGTGGCGGTGGCTGTGAGATGGACATGTACATGAGAAGGAAGTGCCAAGACTGTCGGCTGAGGAAGTGCCGCGCCGTGGGAATGCTGGCTGAGTGTAAGCGACCTTTACTGTACTTTAACTTAACAATAGTGTTAATGAGAGTAATTCAATACATCCTTAAACTGATTTAAAGTGAGTCTGAAAATGCACATTTCTTCTCAGGCCTTCTGACGGAGGTGCAGTGCCAGTCCAAACGACTGAGGAAAGGAGGTAAAGGCAGAggacaggaggaagaggagaacaCAGAGAGCAGGAGGGTCAGCTCCACCAGCAAGCTACCTGGACAGGTAGTAGAAAGCACGCATGGCTAGTGGCATGTCTTGTGTGATGGCGGTGCTGGTCTGCTCCAGACTGCATCTTAATTCAGTCATGCTGTCAAATTTTGAACACCTCTGAGGAagaatcctactgactttggtaACCCCTTGACTTTTTTCtctagcaccaccatgaggtGGGCATTTTTGTGTAAATCAACTAAATATTTCAGCGTCATCTGCGGTTTGtttttagtgctaattagctaatCGTAGCATGCCAAATACTCTACACTAAGATgttgaacatggtaaacattgtTCCTACTTAGtgtcagtgtgttagcatgttgatgttagcatttagcgcAAAGCACTGTACTTCAGCGTCACAGAGCATGGTTGTAGACAATCTGTTGATTGTTCAATTCAATNNNNNNNNNNNNNNNNNNNNatcataacaaaagttatctcgagacactttacagatagagtaggtctagaccacactcgataatttacaaagccccaacaattctagtaattcccccaagagcaagcaataagtgtgtgaggaaaaactcccttttaggaagaaacctcatacagaaccaggctcttggtaggcggtgtctgacggtgccggttgggggtgtgatNNNNNNNNNNAGTGGCAATAACAATCtcaacaaagaaaatggaacagtgactaaaaaatggtagtagtagtagttcatgtcgtagcagggcgctgcagggcgttacagtatGCAGCGTGGCAGGACgcattttggagcctccctaatcccaggaaacatgctgggggagaaagaacataaggactccggggaatgactccccagagctaggttaataacaggcatttctgggacacggatgcacacaaatggaaagatagaggagagaggagctcagtgtgtcaaaggaagtcccccggcagtctaaaactattacagcataactaagagacacagggtaaagagaggaggctTGTCGGGCTGGCAGGGAGGGCAGCAGATGGGAGGGCAGCTTGGGACTGTTTAGTTTGAATGTTGGGTTGAAGGATGCTTCACTCATTTAAATTTTGAAATGGCTGGTTGGTTAATTGGTTTTATGATTGTTATGACTGTTATATGATATATTTGTGGTTGGTTAGGTTGCTGGGTTAGATGGTTGGTCATTTTGTGGTTTCATTTTTGGctgtttatattattattacctgTACAAGAAGAGTGTGAACTCTCATCCTCCCTGGTCAAATTCACACAACATTTATCTTTCATCTCAATGCACTTTCTATCTTGTAGTTTTAGCACAGGAAGTTGATAATCCCGATACTGGTTTAACCATGTGTTCCATCTTCCGTCTGCACCAGGCTTTGTCTGCCAGTTTAACCCAAGAACAGAAGTACATTGTGGACAGGATGGTGGAGGCCCATCGACTGTACAGAGCACAGGACAGCGGCCACTGCAGGGTAGGTCACGGTGTGGAAACAGTGTTGGACTAACAAAAAcccagttgtgtgttttttttaatgttgccctcatggtTTCTTGTCTGTGTCTGCTCAGTTGTTTGAGTTTCCCTGTACAGAAGAAGTGGGGGGCttgtctgatgttttatcaCCCCACCTGCAAAGACTGCTACAGTTTGCCAGGACAGTGCCAGGTAAAATGGACGGGATGATGTGACATTCAGAATCTACAATCTGCTTTCTGCTGTATTCACTGGAGAAATAAATCTATAATCTAATAAATGGGAAATATTCTGGAGATCAAAGAGAGGTGATTTAAACGGTTTATTCCATATTGGATTACCAGAATGATAAATGATAATACCACATTAACAGTAggccatttaaaaaataaaacttttaacaGGAAGAACAGACCGGTTTGTTTCATTCACCCACGACTAGCAAACTGCCCCATGAACAAATCTTGTGATTCTGGATATTGTAACGTCCCACAGTTATAGAGTTTAGAGAATGTTATATTTGTAGATCCgagacaaaacagacagaaggGTGGAACTCAGAGAAAAagtcacacagcacagttaGGCTACAGATATTCCAGAGCCATGGTAGATAGATTCTAACTTGCGCAAACCTCAGTCAGATAAGTCAAGCAGACTAGACTAACATGTTCAACTAAACAACCCCTCTGTCCCTGGACTCTCTACTACTAGGGGATGGAGAGGGGGATGGGCAGGTTAACAAGGACAATGCATTTTGGGATGAGATAGGGTTCCCCTCATATCGCCTactgcacatttaaataaagacTTGCAAGCTTGTTGGAATACTGCCCTTGTGACGTTTTGTATTTGATTTACAAATGGCACTTTTTGCttgattataataataaaaactacaagATAAAGAGTGAAGAAGggacataaataaataagtacagAACGGTATAGATGTATGTACTGCCACCCATCGTGATTGCGTGTTGAGTGAGTAATGACAACAcacacggagaaaaaaacatcaaattctGTAATTTAATCAACACTCATTGGCAATCCTGAAACTTGAAggagcatatactgtatataaaaacaaataatgataTTCCCCTAACAGGTTTTGACCTCCTGGATTTTTCCGACCAGAGTTGTCTCCTGTGTGGGTCTTCACTGGAGATCATGTTTCTGATCTCAGCTCAACAGTTCTCCCGCAACCCATCAAGCCCCTGTCCAGGTGACTACACcggcacacacacttttatgaTTCATACTAGCTCAGTCTGatatttggtttttaaaaatcctttatttttctctgttATCAGCCCTGCAAATTTTCAGAACGACAACACACAACTGGCTGAGAAATGCAGAGTCTAAGGAAAACATCTACAGTAGGACGCTGGTCAACTCAGGTGAatccagacacacactcactcagaaCATAAAATTAGATCTTACaggttgtggaaaaaaaaaaaaaaaaagtcaaggtaTTTTACAAAAGACATGAACAATTTCCCATTCGCCGGTGTAAACAGGTGGCAGTGAGGATCTCCTTGGGCCGGTGCTCAACTTCTTCCACAGCATGGCGACGCTGCGGGTGACAGATGTGGAATACACCCTGCTCACTGCAACAGCTCTTCTCTGCTCAGGTCAGACCAGGAATCTGCACGTTTGGTCTGAAATAATTAGAGGTGTGACGAGATTAAACGTGACGAAATTTCTCGTCGAGGTAAAGGGTAAAAAGTGTCTCGCAATATCAGTGCACGAGTGCAGGGCAGCAGTCTTAAAATTAGCATAGAACATCCCCCGGCCGTTCTCCTAAGTTGACTCTGAGTTCACTTTTGCAGAGCGATTGGAAGAGTGGAAGAAAAAAGCTACCTGTAAAACCCACCCAACTTTTGCAGAAAACTTCAGCAAAATTTAAAAGTTTCTTGTTTGGTGCAAATTATTCCACGTAGCTGTCAGTCTAGGCCCCCCATTGCTAGCAGATGGGTCTGACCCAACATAAACCGCACTACCCCTACCCACATGATGCACCACACCTGACCTTAACCCCAAGATCACAGGTAGGCCTACTGTGAACAACAAGCTCTTTAAGCTCTTCTGAATGCCCACAGATTCACGAAATGGATCACAACGAGCTGAGGACGAGAGCACGGACCGCTAGCTGGAAGCACAAAAAACCTAAGCGTTTCACTCCAGACCCTGTCGGGTGAggaaacattaaagaaaatagATTTGTTATTGACACTCCAAAATTACGAGGAGTCCAAAGAGTGTTGGAGGAGTTGCTGGTGCCCTATTAAGACAAGCCATTTGGTGTCTTGGATATGGATTTTGCCTTCAAACTGTTTGCGTCATTTTTCGAGAGACAAACAATCAGAAAAGCATGGTTCCGGGACTGCATACTGAATCCTAAATACGGGATACCAGTTTTAATATATAGACGAACAGGCAAGCAGGGGATTATAATGGACGACGGGTGTTGGAGAATGTTCAGCTTCGGCAGCTTTGCCTATATGCTAAAATAGATCatgactgaggaagcctagTGCCGAGTCCATAGCAACTAGTTCACATGTTGAATTTGTTATTACCCAGTGGGCTTTGTTGAATGGtcacaatgttttatttcatgtgaatactagtttactagaggatTGGGACTTGTAGCAAGTCTGCATTTAGTTTCAATGtttattgtgtttccacaacaatgttagtgagtaaatTTACTGAAATGGCCACAATAACAGTGGGGGGTGATGAATAAGATGAGAAGGCGGAGGTTAAATCATGTATGTCATGGttgtaaaaataacaatttctaTCTGTACGTCTTTGTCAAGTGAAACCAGAACAGAAAGCATCAAATCTTCTTGGAGAGGGTCAtgcctttttttcaaatgtattactGGCGAAGGGAGAGTCAAGTCTGTTTTGACTAAAGATCCCATAACTCCTCTGGAagccccttaaataaaaaagaacagtcCCTAActttacatttaacaaaaacaagcaaCGAGAAATGTTCTCCCTTTATCCTATAATGGTCATAATTTGATACAAGAGTAGCCTACTACTTTGTTTAGTGCTGtaattttaataaaatgcaGAGGAGAAAATAGAATCTGTCTTCACAAAAATCATCTGTTGAGTGTTTGATGGTAATTTATTTGTGCTTCAGAACGTAATATATGTGAAACAATAGTCAAATGcgctttatttctctctgtatgCGGTACAATGACAAATTCCCTTTACAAAACATTTGGTCTCAACTACTGCCCGAAAATGCTTGGTTAtgttgtaaccttggttctctgagtgaagAGACTCTCCCTCCACCATACATATGGAATAAGTAGTGTAACTGTTAGTTATACAGGACTAGACAGTCATTTGAGTTTATGGCAAAACCTTCCAGTGCTCgattttcattttgtgacttttgatTTTACAGTCTTATTTCTCCTTTGAAGTTTTCTGCAAAATAGTGTCAAAATCTGGTCTCGATCTCATGAACCCAATTTTGCGTCTCTTCTCATCTTGTGAGCTGGGTGTCTCGTCGAACCCCTAGAAATAATCCAATCAGCAGTCAAGTCAAGACATGCAAATGCTCAATTCAATAAGCATAATAAACCGATCTGGAGCTCTTCAGCAGGTTGTGATAGTAAAATGATGTGTCGGAATTGTTTACCCAGTCTGTCTCAAAGGGTCTGACTATAAACCTCATCAAGGCTTAAAATGGCTCCATAGTATGACAACTGACAACAAGTTCACTCATGTAACCCATTTGACTTTTTATATCCAGTGGCTGTTTGGAAACATGAATGCATCTGTGAATCCAAACGAttcctttaaaacacaaaaagccaCCAAGCGCCCTATCCTGCAGTGTTAACAGTAACAAATAGTTTGTGAATACTCTATGATTGGTATTGATTGGTATGAGGTTCTCAATTGttatgatatactatactataattttctttcacatttttaacatattataGGCTACTAAGATTATTTTATAAACATTaagaaatactatactatgaattttgaCTTATACTAAAAAATATTGTATGAATTGTTAATGACTATGCTatgattttataaaacattttttatgacatacaatagtatgactttttcattacatgctattttgttacattttatggcatactatactatgacatttttatgacatcatTTATCAGAGACCAGAACTTTTCCACACTTGTAGATCGACAGGTGCATAGGAGGAGACCATGGGTCCACAATGCAAACCTTTACATTTTTGAGATACTACActgttttttatgatttttttatgacatttaataACATACACCATGATTTTCTGCAATTATTTATGACCTACaatattttgatttttgtttgcatttaaaaaaaattgacatctatggcatactatactacagtatgtcatttttatgacatgcaTCAAAGAGCACACTTGTTGATTGACAGGTGCGTAGGAGACCATGAGTCAACTTGACTATGCAGAACAAAAGACATCCTGCACACTGTCCTCTTCATTTGCAGTCAGAGATATTGAACAGTTTCAGTACATCAAccatcaggttttttttcaaaaaatgtcctGATGGTCtctattaaatattaaatatctaTTTCTATGTTACGCCAGCTCTGTGTCCCTGTCCTGCAGATCGTGCGTCCTTGCAGGCTGCCGGCTGCGTTGAGAAGATGCAGGAGCTGATCCTTGACCTGCTGTCCAGGGTGTGTGGGGCCCAGGCTGGAGCTGCGCGAGGGGGCCCTCAGAGGTTTGGGCGCCTGCTGGGTAGACTGACGGAGATACGAACCCTCCATCACAACTACCTTGTCCTAACGAGACAGCCGCATGGACACTGATGGAGAGGACACACTGAAAATAGCGAATACCACCACTATCATCTCTGGCCAGTTTCATGTTTGAATTGAAGGACTTGATGGTCCTGTATGTGCTGagaaatttaacaaaaacatcttgACAATGCAACGTTCACCTGATATTGACTGGACTGTGTTGGATTCTTTGGTTTTACACATAATTTTATAGGTCTTTTCATAACTGTTGTATACAGTACTTTTCACTATGCTGagtattgttaaaataaaactaaagtgCAAACTGTGTGATAGCTGGAGTTCATCACTTTCTGACTAAAATCAGGGACTAAATGGAACTTACTTTCACCACACCAAGCTCTTCAATAGAGCTTGCGCTAATGGTTTAACTTCCTGCTTGTAATAATCAAATATTAGAAGAACATCTCACTTTTggttgtaaaaagaaaatacacaaatcTGCAGTTAAGTATCcccaaaatatttttaatagaGCAATAATTTCCCACAATGTGGGAATACTGATTCAGACAAAATATTTGGTGAGCAGGTAACATATGCAAGTAATACAAGATAATAAAAGATGTATTTTTCATTAATAAAAATCGGGCTCTACACAATAAATAGAATCTTCTGGGGGTCAACAGTGAATGTTGGTGGTTGGTAATGAGTAAAATCAACACCAAACCATATGAAATCATCTGTTAAAATGTTGgcttcatgtttttaaaaagctcactccatttgttttaaataagatTTAATTCTCAACTTTAaccaatataactttatttctatagttttGTCTtccttaaataaaatatttctctTTGTATCAAAAAGAGaatttaaatacaaagaacagtGGCTCATTGTGTtgtatgaaacacacacacacacacacacacacacacacacacacacacacacacacacacacacacacacacacacacacacacacacacacacacacacacacacacacacacacacacacacacacacacacacacacacacacacacacacacacacacacacacacacacacacacacacacacacacacacacacacacacacacacacacacacaatactgcaGCAAATCAGGAATTATTTCATCTCTATAATTATACACAGCGTCACTCTGCCCCTTGTGGGTTGATTGAATTACGCAttttaaaacagcaacattaaattaaattgggtttaataatacaaatacatatGTACACAAAGTGTGCCTTTATAATATACAATTGTCTTTGTAAaagattaaaatgtaaaaagctaTTGTATAAAAGATGGCAGCGATCCATTCACACGTCTCCTGTGTTTCATATAAACATGTCAAATCTCTTTTCTGACCATTTGATTCCTTGGCAGTAGCATTATACAAAATAGAGGGGAATTCTTTTGAATTGGATCCAGACACAGCTTTAACACATCAAGGTAGAGTAAGCAGATACCTCGATGCACCCCTGAACAGGGATTTAACGCTTACCGACTGCAGCAAATGAACGAAGGTAACTTCATTCAGATCTGGAGCTCCACAACGACACAAAAGCAAACACCACtgctctgtgtgtcagacactagTGGTTTGGTAACAGACTACAGTCCAGGACACTGTGCTGAGCAGCAACCTCTTTAGACCACAGTGTGAATACAAATTCAACTCGCAGTAGGACCACCTGCTGCCTTAAGACCAAAGAGAAATGCATAGTGGCTGTCTGTGGGTGCACACAGGGCTCACCGTTGCCCTCTACAGGTAGTTGGAGGCCACAAAGCCATGGCTGTGGCTGACTCGGCTCTGGTGCATCATGGCGCGGTCGTATGCCACCTGGACGGACTTACGGATGCTGGACTTGCGGCCCTCCATTATGCGCAGCTTGTCCGCTGTGTCTTCTACACCCAACGGTGTCAGCTTATCACGTGGGAGCCACTGCCTACAGTACCAAAGACACAGAATGATGATTAGCACTTTCAATGCTTTACACCCATTTGCATCATTTGGACCTATATGTgttcaaagtaaaaatatacataataaaaataaaccaaattctcatcttttatttacaaaaaaaaatcatgttttttttctaataggCCAAACAACAAGTTGTCTGTTTTTTAGAGCAGCAGCTTTGCTTCACCCAGCTGAAGTGCACCTGCTCCATGTGGGTCTCACTATGGCAGGAGAAGCACTTGCACTCAATTTGggcatgtctgtctgtccctcacCATGTTCGCTTGTTGTCAAAGAAGAGCACAAGGTAGAGCCTCTCGTTGGTCTCCTCCTGCCTCTGCTCCCCCAGACAGAGGACCTCTTTGGGTGGGACAGGGATGGGCACCCCGTTGTGCAGCAGGCCCTCCTCAGGCATCTCTGGGTCAATGATCTGGAACAAACGCACAGTCGATCTCACAAGAAATGTAGGTTTGTTTCTAACACTGCACTCTCACACAGCTGTTTTATGAGATTGAAATTCTTTATATGGAAAAAACCCTTGCGATGAACCCATCTTGTTTTCAAGGGGACGGTCCTAGGGAACTCccaatttttgctttttctagATTTGGTTATATCACTGTCCTCACTTAACTCACTTACTTAAATTTCTCAAAATGTGGTTTGGTGTAAGCT from Etheostoma spectabile isolate EspeVRDwgs_2016 chromosome 7, UIUC_Espe_1.0, whole genome shotgun sequence includes the following:
- the nr1h5 gene encoding nuclear receptor subfamily 1, group H, member 5 isoform X2, with amino-acid sequence MREWTELEMSFSAGGFLSSSDGYCSTEQLQYYDMLADPLGYPLQDPDLQLLPYSQQQYSPAANLSFSLYASPPSSTSSSSSSSQPCHPQYHYSPHCLEAPCDPSPEPHCGGLAQGLGAVGLPLGRRTRVGSGGKSRGQEELCVVCGDKASGYHYNALTCEGCKGFFRRSVTKKAVYQCKSGGGCEMDMYMRRKCQDCRLRKCRAVGMLAECLLTEVQCQSKRLRKGGKGRGQEEEENTESRRVSSTSKLPGQALSASLTQEQKYIVDRMVEAHRLYRAQDSGHCRLFEFPCTEEVGGLSDVLSPHLQRLLQFARTVPGFDLLDFSDQSCLLCGSSLEIMFLISAQQFSRNPSSPCPALQIFRTTTHNWLRNAESKENIYSRTLVNSGGSEDLLGPVLNFFHSMATLRVTDVEYTLLTATALLCSDRASLQAAGCVEKMQELILDLLSRVCGAQAGAARGGPQRFGRLLGRLTEIRTLHHNYLVLTRQPHGH
- the nr1h5 gene encoding nuclear receptor subfamily 1, group H, member 5 isoform X1; its protein translation is MREWTELEMSFSAGGFLSSSDGYCSTEQLQYYDMLADPLGYPLQDPDLQLLPYSQQQYSPAANLSFSLYASPPSSTSSSSSSSQPCHPQYHYSPHCLEAPCDPSPEPHCGGLAQGLGAVGLPLGRRTRVGSGGKSRGQEELCVVCGDKASGYHYNALTCEGCKGFFRRSVTKKAVYQCKSGGGCEMDMYMRRKCQDCRLRKCRAVGMLAECLLTEVQCQSKRLRKGGKGRGQEEEENTESRRVSSTSKLPGQALSASLTQEQKYIVDRMVEAHRLYRAQDSGHCRLFEFPCTEEVGGLSDVLSPHLQRLLQFARTVPGFDLLDFSDQSCLLCGSSLEIMFLISAQQFSRNPSSPCPALQIFRTTTHNWLRNAESKENIYSRTLVNSGGSEDLLGPVLNFFHSMATLRVTDVEYTLLTATALLCSALCPCPADRASLQAAGCVEKMQELILDLLSRVCGAQAGAARGGPQRFGRLLGRLTEIRTLHHNYLVLTRQPHGH